The Actinomycetota bacterium nucleotide sequence CGTGCGGGGGCGAGGGGATCCTCCACGTCCTGGTCGAGGACGCGGGAACCGCCCGCCAAGCCGCGGAGGACGCCGGTTTCGAGGTCCGCGACGAGCGCGACGTCGTCGTGGTGGACATCGACGACCAACCGGGAGCGCTCGGGGAACTGACGCGGCGGATCGCCGACCAGGGCGTCAACGTCGACCTCGTCTACCTCGCGACCGCCACCCGGGTCGTGCTGGGCGGCGACGACGTGGAGGGCATCCGGGGCGCGATCTGACCCCCTCGAGGTCGCCACGTGGTCCTCTCGCCCCAGAAGGACGCCTTCGGGATCCCTCCCGACGTCGCCTACCTCAACTGCTCGTTCCTCTCGCCGAACCTCGAGGAGGTCCGCGAAGCTGGCGAGCAGGCGATCGCTCGCACGTCCCGGCCGTGGGAGGTCGCCGCGGAGGACTTCTTCGAGGAGTCGGAACTGCTCCGGCAGCTGTTCGCCCGGCTGGTGGGCGGCGACGCGGACGGGGTCGCGATCATGCCGAGCGTCAGCTACGCGATCGGCACGGCCGCGGCCAACATCCCGATCCCAGCGGGCTCCCGGGTGATCGTGCTGACCGAACAGTTCCCGTCGAACGTCTACCCGTGG carries:
- a CDS encoding aminotransferase; the encoded protein is MVLSPQKDAFGIPPDVAYLNCSFLSPNLEEVREAGEQAIARTSRPWEVAAEDFFEESELLRQLFARLVGGDADGVAIMPSVSYAIGTAAANIPIPAGSRVIVLTEQFPSNVYPW
- a CDS encoding amino acid-binding protein, with the protein product MPTDLTIILDNRPGTIAAAGEALGGAGVNIEGTCGFPCGGEGILHVLVEDAGTARQAAEDAGFEVRDERDVVVVDIDDQPGALGELTRRIADQGVNVDLVYLATATRVVLGGDDVEGIRGAI